One Microbacterium sp. No. 7 genomic window carries:
- a CDS encoding ferritin-like fold-containing protein, translated as MVTWFWQRKKRPTGRTLRLRSRGDYGDVDRIDFEALAPDIETFLGQAAYLQLGYFETITRLIRTTPGLADKEALSSAAGAALAKHQRLVALIRDRGDDPTEIMLPFREDLDAFRHNTKGARPQETMLTVHVTAGLLDDFYFALSASYGSVGTRVAQILREDDAREAIVDLVRRSIDGDDQLRALLALWGRRLVGDTLLVARSALRTDSPQRLGEAGERTVEPVFTQLMAAHARRMNEIGLDA; from the coding sequence GTGGTCACGTGGTTCTGGCAGCGCAAGAAGAGGCCGACAGGTCGTACGCTCCGGCTGCGCTCGCGCGGCGACTACGGCGACGTCGACCGCATCGACTTCGAGGCGCTCGCCCCCGACATCGAGACCTTCCTGGGCCAGGCCGCCTACCTGCAGCTCGGCTACTTCGAGACGATCACCCGTCTCATCCGCACCACGCCCGGGCTCGCCGACAAGGAGGCGCTCTCGTCGGCGGCCGGCGCGGCCCTCGCGAAGCACCAGCGGCTCGTCGCCCTCATCCGCGATCGCGGCGACGACCCCACCGAGATCATGCTGCCGTTCCGCGAGGACCTCGACGCGTTCCGGCACAACACCAAGGGCGCCCGTCCGCAGGAGACGATGCTCACCGTGCACGTCACGGCCGGGCTGCTCGACGACTTCTACTTCGCGCTCTCGGCCTCGTACGGGTCCGTCGGCACGCGCGTCGCGCAGATCCTGCGCGAGGACGACGCGCGCGAGGCGATCGTCGACCTCGTGCGGCGATCGATCGACGGCGACGACCAGCTGCGCGCGCTGCTCGCCCTGTGGGGACGGCGTCTCGTGGGCGACACGCTCCTCGTGGCCCGATCGGCGCTGCGCACGGACTCCCCGCAGAGACTGGGCGAGGCGGGGGAGCGCACCGTCGAGCCGGTCTTCACGCAGCTCATGGCCGCGCACGCGCGCCGGATGAACGAGATCGGGCTCGACGCGTAG
- a CDS encoding DUF3107 domain-containing protein, giving the protein MEIRIGIANTARELSFESDQTADAVKQAVAAALDSAAASVSFTDAKGNSYIVPTASLAFVEIGTEESRRVGFVA; this is encoded by the coding sequence GTGGAGATCCGCATCGGCATCGCGAACACCGCCCGCGAGCTCAGCTTCGAGTCCGACCAGACGGCAGACGCGGTGAAGCAGGCGGTCGCCGCGGCCCTCGACTCCGCGGCCGCGTCGGTCTCGTTCACCGACGCCAAGGGCAACTCCTACATCGTGCCGACGGCGTCGCTCGCGTTCGTCGAGATCGGCACCGAGGAGTCGCGCCGCGTCGGCTTCGTCGCCTGA
- a CDS encoding SHOCT domain-containing protein, giving the protein MRFVNAPVEYQGFWGSFWDLIWWFLAIFVFIAYIYTIFAIISDLFRDRKLGGVAKAIWIIFLVFLPFLTALVYLIARGGGMGERASQQAQAYKDAQDAYIREVAGISPAEQIAQAKGLLESGAITQEEFDRLKSKALA; this is encoded by the coding sequence ATGCGCTTCGTTAACGCACCTGTCGAGTATCAGGGATTCTGGGGATCGTTCTGGGATCTGATCTGGTGGTTCCTCGCGATCTTCGTCTTCATCGCGTACATCTACACGATCTTCGCGATCATCAGCGACCTGTTCCGCGATCGCAAGCTCGGCGGCGTCGCCAAGGCGATCTGGATCATCTTCCTGGTCTTCCTGCCGTTCCTGACCGCGCTCGTGTACCTCATCGCCCGCGGCGGCGGCATGGGCGAGCGCGCGTCGCAGCAGGCTCAGGCGTACAAGGACGCGCAGGACGCCTACATCCGCGAGGTCGCCGGCATCTCCCCTGCCGAGCAGATCGCGCAGGCGAAGGGGCTGCTGGAGTCGGGCGCCATCACGCAGGAGGAGTTCGACCGGCTGAAGTCCAAGGCCCTGGCCTGA
- a CDS encoding ATP-dependent DNA helicase — MPSTPSDAPAVALDAAQLAVAALPADASGVVVGAPGSGKTATLVARARRLLAEGLRPDELLVLTPTRQTATVLRDRLALEVRLATPGALARSVAAFAYDIVRAHAAHAGAEPPQLLTGADEDQIIADLLDGDLEDERAGRSRWPEWLPSHVRGTAGFRAEVRAFLAECTTLGIDPAGLSRRAADGGPEVWSAMASFASEYDDVRGSLRAAHRDAAGLVREALALVRVADSGAPALERVRRLRTILVDDAQELTLGGIELLEACRARGVAVLAFGDPDVGSGSFRGATPQNFARLAARVDVHVLPAVHRGTPMQRDLCAEVTSRIGAIGVVSHRQPRRDAAPDESVRVWTARSATEEYDIVARVLRERHVHAGVPWEQCAVVAHDARQVAALEAELAAREVPTRAGSHGAPLAASRSVRDLLRVVLLAESGPGAWEADDVAVALAAAGLDAIEQRRLRMALRHAALREETADGTADENVGETPGEPLSGGALLLSALAHPLELELLDTREARRAARVARAVGAIRAAIEADATAHELLWEAWDGLGGERAWTTIAAGTGPLAAQAHRELDAVVALFQAAKRHGERADGTSPLSFLRGVLDSDVAEDRLEGPAPRGAVPVLTPAGALGLEFDTVVVAGLQDGVWPNLRVRGTLLETWRLADDAPAADRRRGVLHDELRLFARAVSRARSHLVVTAVDDDDAGPSPLFDLLPPARPRTDEHPLSLRGMVAAHRRTLTSDRVPAAQRDDAAAQLALLSDAGVAGADPAEWYGIAPPTTTAGLYGPGADSIRVSPSRVERLEQCALDWVVSELGGDARTTVAGLGTIIHSALEDAAGADEEALWGVVESRWGELEFAAPWQERAERARARDLVRRLALYLHRFEAAGGRLLTAEPHFEVPVEVPGFREAILSGYIDRVEETADGRVVIVDLKTGKNEPQTDAKVADNAQLAAYQLALDAGAIPAAAELTPGGAKLLVLRPTAKTKPYADPHQPPLDAETRAAFVARLREAVATMAQPTFAAPFETHCRDEHSYGVCRIHTIPAVSAS, encoded by the coding sequence ATGCCTTCGACGCCCTCCGACGCCCCCGCCGTCGCGCTCGACGCCGCGCAGCTCGCCGTCGCCGCCCTGCCGGCCGACGCGTCCGGCGTCGTCGTGGGCGCGCCCGGGTCGGGCAAGACCGCGACGCTCGTGGCGCGGGCGCGCCGCCTGCTCGCCGAGGGCCTGCGGCCCGACGAGCTGCTCGTGCTCACCCCGACGCGCCAGACCGCCACCGTGCTGCGCGACCGCCTCGCCCTGGAGGTGCGGCTCGCCACGCCCGGCGCCCTCGCGCGCTCGGTCGCCGCGTTCGCCTACGACATCGTCCGCGCGCACGCCGCGCATGCCGGCGCCGAGCCCCCGCAGCTGCTGACGGGCGCCGACGAGGACCAGATCATCGCCGACCTGCTCGACGGCGACCTGGAGGACGAGCGGGCGGGGCGCTCGCGCTGGCCGGAGTGGCTGCCCTCGCACGTGCGCGGCACGGCGGGCTTCCGTGCGGAGGTCCGCGCGTTCCTCGCCGAGTGCACGACGCTGGGGATCGATCCCGCCGGGCTCTCCCGCCGGGCCGCGGACGGCGGCCCCGAGGTCTGGTCGGCGATGGCCTCGTTCGCGAGCGAGTACGACGACGTGCGCGGCTCGCTGCGGGCGGCGCACCGCGACGCGGCGGGTCTCGTGCGCGAGGCGCTCGCGCTCGTGCGCGTGGCGGATTCCGGTGCGCCCGCGCTCGAGCGCGTGCGGCGGCTGCGCACGATCCTCGTCGACGACGCGCAGGAGCTCACGCTCGGCGGCATCGAGCTGCTCGAGGCGTGCCGTGCGCGCGGCGTGGCGGTGCTCGCCTTCGGAGACCCCGACGTCGGATCGGGATCGTTCCGCGGCGCGACGCCGCAGAACTTCGCGCGGCTGGCCGCCCGCGTCGACGTGCACGTGCTGCCCGCCGTGCACCGCGGCACGCCGATGCAGCGCGACCTGTGCGCCGAGGTGACGAGCCGCATCGGCGCGATCGGGGTCGTCAGCCATCGGCAGCCGCGCCGCGACGCGGCGCCCGACGAGAGCGTGCGCGTGTGGACGGCGCGCTCGGCGACCGAGGAGTACGACATCGTCGCCCGGGTGCTGCGCGAGCGGCACGTGCACGCCGGCGTGCCGTGGGAGCAGTGCGCGGTCGTCGCGCACGACGCCCGGCAGGTGGCGGCCCTGGAGGCCGAGCTCGCCGCCCGCGAGGTGCCCACGCGGGCGGGCTCGCACGGCGCGCCGCTCGCGGCGTCGCGCAGCGTGCGCGATCTGCTGCGCGTCGTGCTGCTCGCCGAGAGCGGTCCCGGAGCGTGGGAGGCCGACGACGTCGCGGTGGCGCTGGCCGCCGCCGGTCTCGATGCGATCGAGCAGCGGCGGCTGCGCATGGCGCTGCGTCACGCGGCGCTGCGCGAGGAGACCGCCGACGGGACCGCCGATGAGAACGTCGGCGAGACGCCCGGCGAGCCGCTCTCCGGCGGCGCGCTGCTGCTCTCGGCGCTCGCGCACCCGCTGGAGCTCGAGCTCCTCGACACGCGCGAGGCGCGTCGCGCCGCGCGCGTCGCGCGGGCCGTCGGCGCGATCCGCGCGGCGATCGAGGCCGACGCCACGGCGCACGAGCTGCTCTGGGAGGCGTGGGACGGACTCGGGGGGGAGCGGGCCTGGACGACGATCGCGGCGGGCACCGGGCCGCTCGCGGCGCAGGCGCACCGCGAGCTGGACGCGGTCGTCGCGCTGTTCCAGGCGGCCAAGCGCCACGGCGAGCGCGCGGACGGCACGTCGCCGCTCTCGTTCCTGCGCGGCGTTCTCGACTCCGACGTCGCGGAGGACCGGCTGGAGGGGCCTGCGCCGCGCGGCGCGGTGCCCGTGCTCACGCCGGCCGGCGCGCTCGGGCTCGAGTTCGACACGGTCGTCGTCGCGGGCCTGCAGGACGGCGTCTGGCCCAACCTGCGCGTGCGCGGCACGCTGCTGGAGACGTGGCGGCTCGCCGACGACGCCCCCGCGGCGGACCGCCGTCGTGGGGTGCTGCACGACGAGCTGCGGCTGTTCGCCCGCGCCGTCTCGCGTGCCCGCTCCCACCTCGTGGTGACGGCGGTCGACGACGACGACGCGGGTCCGTCGCCCCTGTTCGATCTGCTTCCCCCCGCGCGGCCGCGCACCGACGAGCACCCGCTGTCGCTGCGCGGCATGGTCGCCGCGCATCGGCGCACGCTCACGTCCGATCGCGTTCCGGCGGCGCAGCGCGACGACGCGGCGGCGCAGCTCGCGCTGCTGTCGGATGCGGGTGTGGCCGGCGCCGACCCGGCCGAGTGGTACGGCATCGCGCCGCCGACGACGACGGCGGGGCTGTACGGCCCCGGGGCCGACAGCATCCGGGTGTCGCCCTCGCGCGTCGAGCGCCTGGAGCAGTGCGCGCTCGACTGGGTCGTCTCCGAGCTCGGCGGCGACGCGCGCACGACGGTGGCGGGCCTGGGCACGATCATCCACTCCGCCCTCGAGGACGCCGCGGGCGCCGACGAGGAGGCGCTGTGGGGCGTGGTGGAGTCGCGCTGGGGCGAGCTGGAGTTCGCCGCGCCGTGGCAGGAGCGCGCCGAGCGCGCGCGTGCCCGTGATCTGGTGCGTCGCCTCGCGCTGTACCTGCACCGGTTCGAGGCGGCCGGAGGACGGCTGCTCACCGCCGAGCCCCATTTCGAGGTGCCCGTCGAGGTGCCCGGCTTCCGCGAGGCGATCCTCAGCGGATACATCGATCGCGTCGAGGAGACGGCCGACGGCCGCGTGGTGATCGTCGACCTCAAGACCGGCAAGAACGAGCCGCAGACCGACGCGAAGGTCGCCGACAACGCCCAGCTCGCCGCCTATCAGCTCGCCCTGGACGCCGGCGCGATCCCCGCGGCCGCGGAGCTCACCCCGGGCGGCGCCAAGCTGCTCGTGCTGAGGCCGACGGCGAAGACGAAGCCCTACGCCGATCCGCACCAGCCCCCGCTCGACGCCGAGACGCGCGCGGCGTTCGTCGCGCGCCTGCGCGAGGCCGTCGCGACCATGGCCCAGCCGACGTTCGCGGCGCCCTTCGAGACGCACTGCCGCGACGAGCACAGCTACGGCGTGTGCCGCATCCACACGATCCCGGCGGTGAGCGCCTCGTGA
- a CDS encoding ATP-dependent DNA helicase has product MNAALTPHVLAAALGQPAPTDAQARVISSPLQPSLVIAGAGSGKTETMAGRVVWLVANGLVRRDEVLGLTFTRKAAGELAERIHRRLRRLGEFERRGLLPALPGLHARGALDVFGEIERAGAGERAWHDALQRLGTVDADAAPAADALLDRPVVATYNSFADQIVREHAVRAGHDPEAVVLTESAAWLLMRRVVLDSDDPRLEELTESLSTIIDAALRIARDGVDNLVDLDALAAFPARFAGIAELPSVSKRVTVYKEVGEAVAAVGGLAPLVELAREYAAQKRRRGLIDFSDQVAGACRLVREHAAVRDDLRTRHRAVLLDEYQDTSVVQTELLAAAFAGGAVMAVGDPHQSIYGWRGASAGNLGGFAAAFAAGGGEPASAGAAGAFSLMTSWRNSVRVLDAAQAVLAPLAASAPVRVDPLEPRPGAPAGEVEIVVERDVDAEADRVAEWFSRVRAARGRATTGAVLFRSKRHMTRFADALARHGIPHRILGMGGLLSTPEVVDVVSALRVIADPQAGSALLRLLGGPRWRIGIADLRALAELADRLTRHDAALQPLQREHRADDASSLIDALDFVGRSAADHGWLASFTPEAVARLRDAAGVFAGLRRQAGLPVAELVRLIESELRLDIELAANEARGPARVAGDQLRAFVDELHGFLASDDNTSLTSLLAWIDRAERVDEFAPRTEPPEDDVVQLLTVHGSKGLEWDAVAVVRLVEDELPGALRETKGWLRFGVLPSEFRGDAAWLPRFAWATARTQQDLKALLDGYVEQNRAHHLDEERRLAYVAVTRARDHLLLSSSAWSGARRPRPASRFLAEIATALGNELAEQDAGDDPYLGERKQLVWPLDPLGARRPVVERAAALVRAALDAPRREPGGDLALLLAERDDARAGAPPVVPDRIPASRFKDVRADGGASFARPLPERPYRQTRVGTRFHAWIEQRSGLAGAGSSLDDALWDDDALADDVPHDGEEAQTLDALKEAFLASEWAGLQPVEVESEIDFVLPDALGDGQDRIVICKLDAVYRRGDRVEIVDWKTGAAPRTAAQREARMLQLELYRTAYHAARGVPLEQIDVALFYVAEGLVLRG; this is encoded by the coding sequence GTGAACGCGGCGCTCACTCCGCACGTGCTGGCCGCGGCGCTGGGCCAGCCCGCGCCGACCGATGCGCAGGCGCGCGTGATCTCCTCGCCGCTGCAGCCGTCGCTGGTCATCGCGGGTGCCGGCAGCGGCAAGACCGAGACGATGGCGGGCCGCGTCGTCTGGCTCGTCGCGAACGGCCTCGTGCGCCGCGACGAGGTCCTGGGGCTCACGTTCACGCGCAAGGCGGCGGGCGAGCTCGCCGAGCGGATCCATCGACGGCTGCGACGGCTCGGCGAGTTCGAGCGCCGCGGGCTGCTGCCGGCGCTGCCCGGGCTGCACGCGCGCGGCGCCCTCGACGTGTTCGGCGAGATCGAGCGCGCCGGAGCGGGCGAGCGGGCGTGGCACGACGCGCTGCAGCGGCTCGGCACGGTCGACGCGGATGCCGCGCCCGCTGCCGACGCGCTGCTCGACCGGCCGGTCGTCGCGACCTACAACAGCTTCGCCGACCAGATCGTGCGCGAGCACGCGGTGCGCGCGGGGCACGATCCCGAGGCGGTCGTGCTGACCGAGTCGGCGGCCTGGCTGCTGATGCGGCGCGTCGTGCTCGACAGCGACGACCCGCGCCTGGAGGAGCTGACCGAGAGTCTGAGCACGATCATCGACGCCGCCCTGCGCATCGCGCGCGACGGTGTCGACAACCTCGTCGATCTCGATGCGCTTGCAGCGTTTCCGGCCCGGTTCGCCGGCATCGCGGAGCTGCCCTCGGTGAGCAAGCGGGTGACGGTGTACAAGGAGGTCGGGGAGGCCGTCGCGGCCGTCGGCGGCCTCGCGCCGCTCGTCGAGCTCGCGCGCGAGTACGCGGCGCAGAAGCGGCGGCGCGGCCTCATCGACTTCTCCGACCAGGTCGCCGGCGCCTGCCGTCTCGTGCGCGAGCACGCCGCGGTGCGGGACGACCTGCGCACGCGTCATCGGGCCGTGCTGCTCGACGAGTACCAGGACACGTCGGTCGTGCAGACCGAGCTGCTCGCCGCGGCGTTCGCGGGCGGCGCCGTCATGGCCGTCGGCGACCCGCACCAGTCGATCTACGGCTGGCGCGGCGCGAGCGCGGGCAATCTGGGCGGCTTCGCGGCGGCGTTCGCCGCCGGCGGCGGCGAGCCGGCGTCAGCGGGTGCCGCCGGCGCCTTCTCGCTCATGACGAGCTGGCGCAACAGCGTGCGCGTGCTCGACGCCGCGCAGGCCGTGCTCGCCCCGCTGGCCGCCTCGGCGCCGGTGCGGGTCGACCCGCTCGAGCCCCGTCCGGGCGCGCCGGCGGGCGAGGTCGAGATCGTCGTGGAGCGCGACGTCGACGCGGAGGCCGACCGCGTGGCCGAGTGGTTCTCGCGGGTGCGCGCCGCCCGCGGTCGCGCGACGACGGGCGCGGTGCTCTTCCGCAGCAAGAGGCACATGACGCGGTTCGCCGACGCGCTGGCGCGTCACGGCATCCCGCACCGGATCCTCGGCATGGGAGGACTGCTCAGCACCCCCGAGGTCGTCGACGTGGTGTCGGCGCTGCGCGTCATCGCCGACCCGCAGGCGGGCTCCGCGCTGCTCCGCCTGCTCGGGGGGCCGCGCTGGCGCATCGGCATCGCCGATCTGCGCGCCCTCGCCGAGCTGGCCGACCGGCTCACCCGGCACGACGCCGCGCTGCAGCCGCTGCAGCGCGAGCACCGTGCCGACGACGCGAGCTCGCTCATCGACGCGCTCGACTTCGTCGGCCGCAGCGCCGCGGACCACGGCTGGCTCGCGTCGTTCACCCCCGAGGCGGTCGCGCGCCTGCGCGACGCGGCGGGCGTGTTCGCGGGCCTGCGCCGTCAGGCCGGGCTGCCGGTCGCCGAGCTCGTGCGCCTCATCGAGAGCGAGCTGCGGCTCGACATCGAGCTCGCCGCCAACGAGGCGCGCGGTCCCGCGCGGGTCGCGGGCGACCAGCTGCGCGCCTTCGTCGACGAGCTGCACGGCTTCCTGGCCAGCGACGACAACACCTCGCTCACGAGCCTGCTCGCCTGGATCGACCGCGCCGAGCGCGTCGACGAGTTCGCTCCGCGCACCGAGCCGCCCGAGGACGACGTCGTGCAGCTGCTGACCGTCCACGGCTCGAAGGGCCTCGAATGGGACGCCGTCGCGGTCGTGCGGCTCGTCGAGGACGAGCTTCCGGGCGCGCTGCGCGAGACCAAGGGATGGCTGCGCTTCGGCGTGCTGCCGTCGGAGTTCCGCGGCGACGCGGCGTGGCTGCCGCGGTTCGCATGGGCGACCGCCCGGACGCAGCAGGACCTCAAGGCGCTGCTCGACGGCTACGTGGAGCAGAACCGCGCCCATCACCTCGACGAGGAGCGCCGCCTCGCGTACGTCGCGGTCACCCGGGCGCGCGACCACCTGCTGCTGTCGTCGTCGGCGTGGTCGGGGGCGCGCCGGCCCCGGCCAGCGAGCCGCTTCCTCGCCGAGATCGCGACCGCGCTGGGCAACGAGCTCGCGGAGCAGGATGCCGGCGACGACCCGTACCTCGGCGAGCGGAAGCAGCTGGTCTGGCCGCTCGATCCGCTCGGCGCGCGGCGTCCCGTCGTCGAACGGGCGGCGGCGCTCGTCCGCGCCGCGCTCGACGCGCCGCGTCGCGAGCCCGGCGGGGACCTCGCGCTGCTGCTCGCCGAGCGCGACGACGCGCGGGCGGGCGCCCCGCCGGTCGTGCCCGACCGCATCCCGGCATCGCGCTTCAAAGACGTGCGCGCCGACGGCGGCGCCTCGTTCGCGCGGCCGCTTCCCGAGCGCCCCTACCGGCAGACGCGCGTGGGCACGCGGTTCCACGCGTGGATCGAGCAGAGGTCGGGCCTCGCCGGCGCGGGCTCCTCGCTCGACGACGCGCTCTGGGACGACGACGCTCTCGCCGACGACGTCCCGCACGACGGCGAGGAGGCGCAGACGCTCGACGCGCTGAAGGAGGCCTTCCTGGCGTCGGAGTGGGCGGGGCTGCAGCCGGTCGAGGTCGAGTCGGAGATCGACTTCGTCCTGCCCGACGCGCTCGGCGACGGGCAGGACCGCATCGTCATCTGCAAGCTCGACGCGGTCTACCGTCGCGGCGACCGCGTGGAGATCGTCGATTGGAAGACCGGCGCGGCCCCCCGCACGGCGGCGCAGCGGGAGGCGCGCATGCTGCAGCTGGAGCTGTACCGCACGGCGTACCACGCCGCGCGCGGCGTGCCGCTGGAGCAGATCGACGTCGCCCTCTTCTATGTCGCCGAGGGCCTCGTCCTGCGCGGCTGA
- a CDS encoding PHP domain-containing protein yields the protein MHSHHSDGTDAPADVVAAAHRHGVRTLALTDHDTTTGWDEAASAAAALGMALLPGIELSARHGWHSVHVLGYLFDPAHDAIRTMTDRIRDARFGRVRTMADRIARDYDVTWEDIVAQTTDGATVGRPHIADALVARGIVADRGQAFARILHPGSPYYIEHYAPEPVDAVGAIVAAGGVPVIAHPAARDGLLPARVVDDLLDAGLAGFELGHRENLPGPTERLRRLCVRRDLIITGSSDYHGTGKHNLPGENTTAPEMVARIVERATGSAPLPPG from the coding sequence ATGCACTCGCATCACTCCGACGGCACCGACGCGCCGGCGGACGTCGTCGCCGCGGCGCACCGCCACGGCGTGCGCACCCTCGCGCTCACCGACCACGACACGACGACCGGATGGGACGAGGCCGCGTCTGCGGCGGCGGCCCTGGGGATGGCGCTGCTGCCCGGGATCGAGCTCTCGGCCCGACACGGCTGGCACAGCGTGCACGTGCTCGGCTACCTCTTCGACCCCGCGCACGACGCGATCCGCACGATGACCGATCGCATCCGCGACGCCCGGTTCGGGCGCGTGCGCACGATGGCCGACCGCATCGCGCGCGACTACGACGTGACGTGGGAGGACATCGTGGCGCAGACGACCGACGGGGCGACCGTGGGCCGGCCGCACATCGCCGACGCCCTCGTGGCCCGCGGCATCGTGGCCGACCGCGGCCAGGCGTTCGCCCGCATCCTGCACCCCGGGAGCCCCTACTACATCGAGCACTACGCGCCCGAGCCCGTCGACGCGGTCGGCGCGATCGTCGCGGCCGGCGGCGTGCCGGTCATCGCCCACCCCGCCGCGCGCGACGGGCTGCTGCCCGCCCGCGTCGTCGACGACCTGCTCGACGCGGGGCTCGCGGGCTTCGAGCTCGGCCATCGCGAGAACCTGCCCGGACCGACCGAGCGGCTGCGGCGGCTGTGCGTGCGGCGCGACCTCATCATCACGGGATCGAGCGACTACCACGGCACCGGAAAGCACAACCTCCCCGGCGAGAACACGACGGCGCCCGAGATGGTCGCCCGCATCGTGGAGCGAGCGACCGGAAGCGCGCCGCTGCCTCCCGGATGA
- a CDS encoding DEAD/DEAH box helicase — protein sequence MTTFSELGVDQDIVDALAAKGIVDAFPIQEQTIPLGLPGQDIIGQAKTGTGKTFGFGIPVVQRLGLDPAPGVKALIVVPTRELAVQVYEDMDMLTSNRSTSVVAIYGGKAYEGQIDQLKAGAQIVVGTPGRLIDLAGQRLLDLSHAAEVVLDEADKMLDLGFLPDIEKIFAKLPAVRHTMLYSATMPGPIVALARRFMSNPIHIRATDPDEGLTQANIKHLVYRAHSLDKDEIIARILQAEGRGKTVVFTRTKRAAQKLVDELNDRGFNAGAVHGDMSQEARERSMAAFKAGKKDVLIATDVAARGIDVDDVTHVINHTIPDDEKTYLHRAGRTGRAGKTGIAVTFVDWEDLHKWALINRALEFGQPDPVETYSSSPHLFGDLGIPEGTKGRIAKARTTETAPAQRPQRATEVAAEGDAVGTTRRRRRRRRASDRVGETFLAEADATVGATTAGAERPASGDAAQEGAGTHDGGGREHHDGKPAPARRRRRRGGGGGAAPVAAP from the coding sequence ATGACGACTTTCTCCGAGCTCGGCGTCGATCAGGACATCGTGGACGCCCTCGCGGCCAAGGGCATCGTCGACGCGTTCCCCATCCAGGAGCAGACGATCCCGCTCGGCCTTCCCGGCCAGGACATCATCGGCCAGGCCAAGACCGGCACGGGCAAGACCTTCGGCTTCGGCATCCCCGTGGTGCAGCGCCTCGGCCTCGACCCGGCGCCCGGCGTCAAGGCGCTCATCGTGGTGCCGACGCGCGAGCTCGCCGTGCAGGTGTACGAGGACATGGACATGCTCACCTCGAACCGCTCGACGAGCGTCGTGGCGATCTACGGCGGCAAGGCGTACGAGGGCCAGATCGACCAGCTCAAGGCGGGCGCCCAGATCGTCGTCGGCACGCCCGGCCGCCTGATCGACCTCGCCGGCCAGCGCCTGCTCGACCTCTCGCACGCGGCGGAGGTCGTGCTCGACGAGGCGGACAAGATGCTCGACCTCGGGTTCCTCCCCGACATCGAGAAGATCTTCGCGAAGCTCCCCGCGGTGCGGCACACGATGCTCTACTCGGCGACGATGCCGGGGCCCATCGTCGCCCTCGCCCGCCGGTTCATGTCGAACCCGATCCACATCCGCGCGACCGACCCCGACGAGGGCCTCACGCAGGCGAACATCAAGCACCTGGTCTACCGCGCGCACTCCCTCGACAAGGACGAGATCATCGCGCGGATCCTGCAGGCCGAGGGCCGCGGCAAGACCGTCGTGTTCACGCGCACCAAGCGTGCCGCGCAGAAGCTCGTCGACGAGCTGAACGACCGCGGCTTCAACGCCGGCGCCGTGCACGGCGACATGAGCCAGGAGGCGCGCGAGCGCTCGATGGCGGCCTTCAAGGCGGGCAAGAAGGACGTGCTCATCGCGACCGACGTCGCGGCCCGCGGCATCGACGTCGACGACGTCACGCACGTCATCAACCACACCATCCCCGACGACGAGAAGACCTACCTGCACCGCGCCGGACGCACCGGACGCGCCGGCAAGACCGGCATCGCGGTGACGTTCGTCGACTGGGAGGACCTGCACAAGTGGGCGCTCATCAACCGCGCCCTCGAGTTCGGCCAGCCCGATCCCGTCGAGACCTATTCGTCGAGCCCGCACCTGTTCGGCGACCTCGGCATCCCCGAGGGGACGAAGGGCCGCATCGCCAAGGCGCGCACGACCGAGACGGCGCCCGCACAGCGCCCCCAGCGCGCGACCGAGGTCGCCGCGGAGGGCGACGCGGTCGGCACGACGCGCCGGCGCCGGCGCCGTCGCCGCGCCTCCGACCGCGTGGGCGAGACGTTCCTCGCCGAGGCGGATGCCACGGTGGGCGCGACCACGGCCGGCGCGGAGCGTCCCGCGTCGGGCGACGCCGCGCAGGAGGGCGCCGGCACGCACGACGGCGGCGGCCGGGAGCACCACGACGGCAAGCCCGCGCCCGCGCGCCGCCGGCGTCGTCGCGGCGGCGGCGGCGGTGCGGCGCCCGTCGCCGCGCCCTGA